The following are from one region of the Escherichia sp. E4742 genome:
- the hisIE gene encoding bifunctional phosphoribosyl-AMP cyclohydrolase/phosphoribosyl-ATP diphosphatase HisIE, producing the protein MLTEQQRRKLDWEKTDGMMPVIVQHAVSGEVEVLMLGYMNPEALDKTIESGKVTFFSRTKQRLWTKGETSGNFLNVVSIAPDCDNDTLLVLANPIGPTCHKGTSSCFGDTAHQWLFLYQLEQLLAERKSADPETSYTAKLYASGTKRIAQKVGEEGVETALAATVHDRFELTNEASDLMYHLLVLLQDQALDLTTVIENLRKRHQ; encoded by the coding sequence ATGTTAACAGAACAACAACGTCGCAAACTGGACTGGGAAAAAACCGACGGGATGATGCCAGTGATTGTACAACACGCGGTATCCGGCGAAGTCGAAGTGTTAATGCTGGGCTACATGAACCCGGAAGCTCTGGACAAAACCATCGAAAGCGGCAAAGTCACCTTCTTCTCGCGTACTAAACAGCGACTGTGGACAAAAGGCGAAACGTCGGGAAATTTCCTCAATGTGGTGAGTATTGCCCCGGACTGCGACAACGACACGCTACTGGTACTGGCGAATCCCATCGGCCCGACCTGCCACAAAGGCACCAGCAGCTGCTTTGGCGACACCGCTCACCAGTGGCTGTTCCTGTATCAACTGGAACAACTGCTCGCCGAACGTAAATCTGCCGATCCGGAAACCTCCTACACTGCCAAACTGTATGCCAGCGGCACCAAGCGCATTGCGCAGAAAGTGGGTGAAGAAGGCGTGGAAACCGCACTGGCCGCGACGGTACATGACCGCTTTGAACTGACCAACGAGGCGTCTGACTTGATGTATCACCTGCTGGTGCTGTTGCAGGATCAGGCGCTGGACTTAACGACGGTAATTGAGAACCTACGTAAACGGCATCAGTGA